The Rhopalosiphum maidis isolate BTI-1 chromosome 2, ASM367621v3, whole genome shotgun sequence genome segment TACATGGTGCTTATTGGCacgtaaatgtacaataaagaCTAAGGTGTTGttgtcttcaatttttttcattgcagATTCAGTTGTCAAGGGGaatttgattatattgaaAGCATCCATCCTAATTGAATCATATGTATTAGATTACATTAAgcaataaaagataaatagtTAACTAATTTATGTAGCTACCTATTTCTCTTGGGAACAGATTTCCTTGGGTATTTTGGGTTCCTTGGAGGTTGGAAAGTCTTGGGACGACGGAAATGGACAGAATACCTGATCTTGCGAATTCTAGTACCATGGGGTCCTTTCAAAgtctaaaaaatcaaaagaatTTTATTGATGACCATATTAATGTAAGAAGATATCATTGCACCATTTGTAATCTCCCTCTGATTCACATACCACAACATGACAAATAAATGATCAAAAGAACCAATCTTCTACTGttagcttaaatatttaagttaattgcATATCTGTTTATACATtatcatgtttaaaatatttttatgcaatatatatgaaattaaattgtaatactttataaGTAAACTTTTACTTAAAAACTGAACTAAGCacagataattttttgtaactttaaggttaataaataaaatgttttttaagctAACAAAAGATTTGTTTTTCTGAACTTCAATTTGGTTTGTGGTGCACAGATTATAGAGAAAACAAATCGTATACAAACATCCTCCAATATTttctcattataatattagttatgatgttaaatttaaatttaccctAATTTTAGACTTCAGTGCTTTCTTAACAGCATCACGTTTTGATCCAACCTTGACTCCTTTAACACCCTTGGCACTATCAGCTTTCTTTTCTTTCCTAAGTTTAGCAGCGGCAGCGGCAGCAGCtcctttaattaatttcttagcTGCGGCTGATTTACCTTTAAGTGGTTTCTTGGTTTTATCAGCAGCTTTGGTTTCTTTCTTATCTCCTGTTTTAGATTTAGCTGCTGACTTGGGCTTATCCTTTTTGGCTACAGTTTTTTTAGGTGCTTTAGGAGCAGCTGGGTCAACTGCTGCTTTCTTAGCGGCTGGGGCAGATTTTGGTGCATCAGCGGCCTTCTTCTTGGTTGCTTCTTTTTTGGCCTTTTCTGGCTCCTTCTTTGATTTGCTATCAGTAGCTTTGCTAGCTGTAGATTTCTTAGGAGCAGGTCCAGGTTTTTCAGTTTCAGTGGATGGTCGTTTGGTACCTTTGTCTGCACTCTTACCCTGTTTAGATTGATCAGCTTTCTTGGAAGATTCAGCCTTGGATTTGGATTCATCTTTCTTCTTATCAGCGGGTTTTTTCTCAGCAGCTGCTGGTGCAGATTTTTTGTCTGCGGCTTTCTTTTCAGCTGGTGCTTTCTTTTCAGGAGCTGGTTTCTTTTCAGGGGCAGATTTCTTTTCGGGAGCTGGTTTTTTATCAGCCGCAGGTTTCTTGTCTGCAGATTTCTTTTCAGCAGGTTTTTTGGTATCAAGTAAAGGAGCAGGTGCTGGTTGCTTCTTTTCTGGTTTTTTTTCAGATGAAGCAGCAGCAGGCTTCTTTTCACTACCTGATGGTTTCTTATCTCCACCACCACTGCCTGAAGCAGCGGGTTTGgctgaaataaataacaaaatcagaGAAAATCAGATAAATAGTTGGCAtcataaaagaatattattaatacatttatataagattaggtagtataaattaattaactatgaaataaaacatatttaagcaTATTAgacattgaaattaaatagttataactacCAAATTTcttctaaaacattttttttattacataatttcaaacatcgattaagtattaattatacacagtTTAGTCAGATTCtgttttttcaatacaaaatagttctatattatcaaaacaatttactCGTAAGTCATaactaatatatgtaataaatcaaactataaataagattaatgttatattaacaatataactcAATaggtttagtttaaaaataaaattgttcatagtgtaattacaataaatttaaaaaatatatatatataagtatctataattaataaacttttaaattgttaaaagttaaattgaaaattataataacaaaattaacttagatttgatttttagaataactATAATAGCTCCTAGGTCCTCAAAACACGCAATAGgtagtatgttttattttttatttgattataactgTTGCACAATAAAGTTGATTTCTCTACTCCAACATAAGTCTTAAACTtcctgatatatttttattttttaagcaaaattttcaaattccgATTTAATCTAAATGAAGTTGGTACTATTTGATGGTATATCGCACAAGTAATTCCTTAAAAGATCAATATAGAAATGATTCAAATTGATActcaaattacttatttttaaatctttaattttacaatagttcAACTAGTATCTtatcttaaatgtatattctttTTCAGGCTCAAGCATGgttatattagaaaattatatgtataacataactatTTAAGAAACAGAACATTACTAAGTAGGtagatagataaatataattcaaatctatttgtatatttttgttatttcaatGTTAATGTAgtcatcataaataaatttaatacaattaaaatgcactatgtaaaaaataatttttatttctgtaatcagaaaataattaaacctctctgatttataattatacctgaagttcataataaatagtagaaatcaaacaaaaataatttaatacctagAAATGTAAGTAGCACATGAGACAATAGAAAATTGAGTATTTGTAtaagaaaattgaaattagttaatacattaatcGGTGCCACAAATGCATCGACcaactttaaattatgacGAAAATGTGTATAGTACATCAATGAGATTTGGGATTTCTATAAGTATACGATGAACATTctgaatgaatttatttaatattatacaatgcaaTTAACCGAGAATGGAATTTAGTGACAGGCCATGTGCTTATAGTGACGGCACAAAATGGATCATCAAATGTTCATACGAAATATTTAGTGCAGCTTTAatacaacagtaataataaaaaaatatgtatataattaccttttttttcaCCTTTAGGTGGCATTTTACcggattataaaatataaaaagatgtTACTGTAACTAAATGAAGTAACGCGAACAGAACTTTTCAGTGAAAGAATCAaggaaagaaaaaataatagtggaTTTGTTTATAACCTCAATTGACGGTGATTGGTGA includes the following:
- the LOC113553084 gene encoding neurofilament heavy polypeptide: MPPKGEKKAKPAASGSGGGDKKPSGSEKKPAAASSEKKPEKKQPAPAPLLDTKKPAEKKSADKKPAADKKPAPEKKSAPEKKPAPEKKAPAEKKAADKKSAPAAAEKKPADKKKDESKSKAESSKKADQSKQGKSADKGTKRPSTETEKPGPAPKKSTASKATDSKSKKEPEKAKKEATKKKAADAPKSAPAAKKAAVDPAAPKAPKKTVAKKDKPKSAAKSKTGDKKETKAADKTKKPLKGKSAAAKKLIKGAAAAAAAKLRKEKKADSAKGVKGVKVGSKRDAVKKALKSKIRTLKGPHGTRIRKIRYSVHFRRPKTFQPPRNPKYPRKSVPKRNRMDAFNIIKFPLTTESAMKKIEDNNTLVFIVHLRANKHHVKAAVKKMYDINVAKVNTLIRPDGKKKAYVRLARDYDALDVANKIGII